The following proteins are encoded in a genomic region of Acidobacteriota bacterium:
- a CDS encoding slipin family protein: MFEGIPFSTIVLVGIVILYVLSVVNVLREYERGVIFRLGRLLPDSKGPGLILVFWPIDRMERISLRMVAMDVPSQDIITKDNVSVKVNAIVYFRVIEPNSAVVSVENYLYATSQLSQTTLRSVLGQVELDDLLSKREELNDRLQSILDQHTDPWGIKVSLVEIKTVDLPAEMQRAMARQAEAERERRAKVIHAEGEYQAAARLQEAGGMLAAEPVSVQLRYLSTLSEIATEQNSTIVFPLPMDVLSPLIQMFKKAGAQSGGDSED, encoded by the coding sequence ATGTGCTGAGGGAGTATGAGCGCGGAGTCATTTTCCGTCTCGGAAGACTCCTGCCCGACTCGAAGGGTCCCGGCTTGATCCTGGTCTTCTGGCCCATCGACCGCATGGAACGGATCAGTCTGAGGATGGTGGCCATGGACGTCCCGTCCCAGGACATCATCACCAAGGACAACGTCTCGGTCAAAGTCAACGCCATCGTCTATTTCCGTGTCATCGAGCCCAACAGCGCCGTGGTGTCCGTGGAAAATTATCTGTACGCCACCTCACAGCTTTCCCAGACCACCCTGCGCTCGGTCCTGGGCCAGGTCGAGTTGGATGATCTGCTGAGCAAACGGGAAGAGCTCAACGATCGGCTGCAGTCGATTCTCGATCAACACACGGACCCGTGGGGAATCAAGGTTTCCCTGGTGGAGATCAAGACCGTGGATCTTCCGGCGGAGATGCAGCGGGCCATGGCCCGGCAGGCCGAAGCCGAGCGGGAACGGAGAGCCAAGGTGATCCACGCCGAAGGCGAGTACCAGGCGGCGGCGCGACTGCAGGAAGCGGGTGGCATGCTTGCCGCGGAGCCGGTGTCGGTGCAATTGCGGTATCTGTCGACTTTGTCGGAGATCGCCACCGAGCAGAATTCCACCATCGTGTTTCCCCTCCCCATGGATGTCCTGTCTCCCCTGATTCAGATGTTCAAGAAGGCCGGGGCTCAAAGTGGCGGCGATTCCGAAGATTGA
- the prfB gene encoding peptide chain release factor 2 (programmed frameshift) yields MEDFQERYRDLRNRIGNLWEYLDVEAKEKELEQIEKVISDPSFWTRARESQHVLRRRRYLHRSLELSRECGNGLEDLEVLIELEREGEDVLDDIRQQVRDLEDRLSKAEMNTLLSGRHDACNAIVTIHPGAGGTESQDWAQMLLRMYLRWTEKQGYKAEIVDFQEGEEAGIKSATFLAQGDYGYGYLLSEIGVHRLVRISPYDAAARRHTSFASVFVSPEIDDSVEIVIDEKDLKIDTYRSSGSGGQHVNVTDSAVRITHLPTGIVVQCQNERSQHRNKDTAMKVLRAKLYDYEMEKRRKELDEVEDSKADIAWGSQIRSYVLHPYRLVKDHRTRIEIGDVDSVLDGGIGLFIEAYLKRRSREKSRRGRISGTESNNNDFKAV; encoded by the exons ATGGAGGATTTCCAGGAGCGCTACCGCGATCTGAGAAACAGGATCGGCAACCTGTGGGAGTATCTT GACGTCGAGGCCAAGGAAAAGGAACTCGAACAGATCGAGAAGGTGATCTCGGACCCGTCCTTCTGGACCCGGGCCCGGGAGTCCCAACACGTTCTCCGCCGCCGCCGTTACCTGCACCGCAGCCTGGAGTTGTCCCGGGAGTGTGGGAACGGGCTGGAGGATCTGGAGGTGTTGATCGAGCTGGAGCGGGAAGGGGAGGACGTCCTCGACGATATCCGGCAACAGGTGCGAGACCTGGAGGATCGGCTCTCCAAAGCCGAGATGAACACGCTTCTCTCGGGCCGGCACGACGCCTGCAACGCCATCGTCACCATCCACCCCGGCGCCGGCGGCACCGAAAGCCAGGATTGGGCTCAGATGCTCCTGCGCATGTACCTGAGATGGACCGAAAAGCAGGGCTACAAGGCGGAGATCGTGGACTTTCAGGAGGGTGAGGAAGCCGGGATCAAATCGGCGACCTTCCTGGCTCAGGGAGACTACGGGTATGGGTACCTGTTGAGCGAGATCGGCGTCCATCGCCTGGTCCGCATCTCGCCTTACGATGCCGCCGCCAGGCGCCACACCTCGTTCGCCTCGGTCTTCGTCTCACCGGAGATCGACGACAGCGTCGAGATTGTCATCGACGAGAAGGATCTCAAGATCGACACTTACCGGTCCTCCGGCAGCGGCGGGCAGCACGTGAACGTCACCGATTCGGCCGTCCGCATCACCCATTTGCCGACGGGAATCGTCGTGCAATGCCAGAACGAACGGTCCCAGCACCGGAACAAGGACACGGCAATGAAAGTCCTCCGCGCCAAGCTCTACGACTATGAAATGGAGAAGCGGCGGAAGGAACTGGACGAGGTCGAGGATTCCAAGGCCGACATCGCATGGGGCAGCCAGATTCGTTCGTATGTGCTGCACCCGTATCGCCTGGTCAAGGACCACCGGACCCGGATCGAAATCGGAGACGTGGATTCGGTGCTGGACGGGGGAATCGGCCTCTTCATCGAAGCCTACTTGAAACGGCGCAGCCGGGAGAAGAGCCGGCGCGGGAGAATCTCAGGTACAGAATCCAATAATAACGATTTCAAAGCCGTTTAA
- the recJ gene encoding single-stranded-DNA-specific exonuclease RecJ: MQRRWTLCEPEAEAVRTLSSELDISSLTARLLVNRGLQDPDKAHRFLHPRYEDLHDPYLMKDMDRAVPLLWQALQDKKRIVVHGDYDVDGITSSLILKRGLEMLGGRVGIHIPGRLTDGYGIQTDFVERCHRDGVDLLVTSDCGIRAFEACGRARELGLDVLICDHHLPSAELPPARAILNPHRADCDYPARNLSAAGVVFKLVQGLFETAGRTRVLPHFLKVVALGTAADMVPLTGENRILVKLGLEGLAQPHNVGLRALLHGAGVSGEVEIEDVAFRIAPRINAVTRMGGGPEVLDLFDTRDRSRAQAIVRDMNARNRERRRQEEAILAEIHEWEENRPELFRKAFIVLAGRNWHRGVIGIIASRVARRFFRPTLVFSMGESDCQGSGRSIPGFHLLEALEGCGDLLDRYGGHAQAVGCAMEGSDSLEDRLRTLSDRLDSHAQSVLSTEDLTPVVPLDSYLSPGRLSLSLYREIQQLAPFGVGNPVPVFASRGLDVTGGPWVLKNRHLKVRLGANGAGVDAIWWKNGDAADTIPRGSKIDVAYTLNRNQYRGVESLLMTVQDLRTHPVSTDS, translated from the coding sequence ATGCAACGCAGATGGACGCTGTGCGAGCCGGAGGCGGAGGCGGTTCGGACGCTGAGTTCCGAGCTGGACATTTCGTCGCTGACGGCTCGCCTGCTGGTCAACCGCGGCCTTCAGGATCCGGATAAGGCCCACCGTTTTCTCCATCCCCGCTATGAGGATCTCCACGACCCCTATCTGATGAAGGACATGGACCGGGCGGTCCCGCTCCTCTGGCAGGCGCTGCAAGATAAGAAACGTATTGTGGTCCACGGCGACTACGACGTGGACGGCATCACCTCAAGCCTGATCCTGAAACGGGGGCTTGAAATGCTGGGCGGCCGCGTCGGCATCCATATCCCCGGACGGCTCACCGACGGATATGGAATTCAGACCGATTTCGTGGAACGGTGCCACCGGGACGGGGTGGACCTGCTGGTGACCTCGGACTGTGGAATTCGGGCCTTCGAAGCTTGTGGCCGGGCGCGCGAGTTGGGCCTCGACGTTCTGATTTGCGACCATCACCTGCCCTCCGCGGAACTTCCGCCGGCGCGGGCCATCCTCAATCCGCACCGGGCGGACTGTGACTACCCGGCCCGGAACCTGTCGGCGGCTGGCGTCGTTTTCAAGCTGGTGCAGGGACTCTTCGAAACAGCCGGGCGCACCCGGGTGCTTCCCCATTTCCTGAAGGTCGTGGCCTTGGGAACGGCGGCCGACATGGTCCCCCTGACCGGAGAGAACCGGATCCTGGTCAAGCTGGGGTTGGAGGGCCTGGCCCAACCGCACAACGTGGGCCTGCGGGCCCTGCTCCACGGCGCCGGAGTCTCCGGAGAGGTGGAGATCGAGGACGTGGCTTTCAGGATCGCTCCACGCATCAATGCGGTGACCCGCATGGGGGGCGGACCCGAGGTATTGGATCTCTTCGATACCCGCGACAGGTCGCGGGCCCAGGCGATCGTCCGGGACATGAATGCGAGGAACCGGGAGCGGCGGCGGCAGGAGGAGGCCATTCTGGCGGAGATCCACGAGTGGGAGGAGAACCGGCCGGAACTGTTCCGGAAAGCCTTCATCGTCCTGGCTGGGAGAAACTGGCACCGGGGGGTCATCGGGATCATTGCCTCGAGGGTGGCCAGGCGTTTCTTTCGCCCCACGCTGGTGTTCTCGATGGGAGAATCCGACTGCCAGGGTTCGGGGAGGAGCATCCCCGGCTTCCATCTGCTGGAAGCCCTCGAGGGGTGCGGAGACCTCCTGGATCGATATGGCGGGCATGCTCAGGCGGTGGGTTGCGCCATGGAGGGCAGCGATTCTCTGGAAGACCGCCTCCGGACCCTTTCGGATCGTCTCGATTCCCACGCCCAATCTGTCCTGTCCACAGAGGATCTGACTCCCGTGGTCCCATTGGACTCCTATTTGAGTCCGGGCCGCCTTTCGTTGTCGCTGTACCGGGAGATTCAACAGTTGGCGCCATTCGGGGTAGGGAATCCGGTTCCCGTATTCGCCAGCCGCGGGTTGGATGTGACCGGCGGTCCCTGGGTATTGAAGAACCGGCATCTGAAGGTCCGTCTCGGCGCCAACGGAGCCGGCGTCGACGCCATCTGGTGGAAGAACGGGGATGCCGCTGATACCATACCGAGAGGATCGAAGATCGATGTGGCGTACACCTTGAACCGGAACCAGTACCGGGGCGTGGAGAGTCTGCTCATGACGGTCCAGGATCTGCGCACGCACCCGGTCTCGACCGATTCCTGA
- the lptB gene encoding LPS export ABC transporter ATP-binding protein — protein MEKVLEARSLYKSYRSRQVVGDVSLTISSGEVVGLLGPNGAGKTTTFYMIVGLLDPDRGEVFLDGEDITPLPMYVRARRGISYLSQEPSVFRRLSVEDNLYAIAETLDLPHGESDQLVSELLEEFGIAALRDRPAYTLSGGERRRLEIARALVIRPDFILLDEPFAGIDPIAVLDIQRMVTRLQARNIGVLITDHNVRETLRITDRAYIITEGRIFRAGTPDLLSADPDVRKVYLGDHFQLY, from the coding sequence CTGGAGAAGGTTCTCGAGGCACGGAGCCTCTATAAATCATATCGGAGCAGGCAGGTGGTCGGTGACGTGAGCCTCACCATCTCATCGGGTGAGGTCGTTGGCCTGCTGGGTCCCAACGGCGCCGGAAAGACCACCACCTTCTACATGATCGTCGGTTTGCTGGATCCGGACAGGGGCGAGGTATTTCTGGACGGCGAGGACATCACTCCCCTGCCCATGTACGTTCGGGCGCGAAGAGGGATCAGCTACCTCTCCCAGGAACCTTCCGTGTTTCGCCGGCTCTCGGTGGAGGACAATCTGTACGCCATCGCCGAAACCCTGGATCTTCCCCACGGGGAATCGGACCAGTTGGTCAGCGAGCTGCTGGAGGAATTTGGGATCGCTGCCCTGAGGGACCGTCCGGCCTATACCCTTTCCGGCGGCGAGAGGCGGCGTCTGGAAATCGCACGCGCGCTGGTGATCCGGCCCGATTTCATCTTGCTGGACGAGCCGTTCGCCGGAATCGATCCCATTGCCGTCCTGGATATCCAACGCATGGTCACCCGGCTCCAGGCGCGGAATATCGGTGTGTTGATCACGGATCACAACGTTCGCGAAACTCTTCGGATCACGGATCGGGCCTACATCATCACCGAAGGCAGGATCTTTCGAGCAGGCACCCCGGACCTGCTCTCCGCCGATCCGGACGTCCGCAAAGTTTACCTGGGAGATCACTTCCAGCTATACTGA
- the hprK gene encoding HPr(Ser) kinase/phosphatase, whose protein sequence is MQNHSIPPVTVRQFYESMDPALNLALASSGAGLDNSISSPRIQKLGLALSGYTRYLHRGRVQFVGRTEIYYMEELSPERRRKVFADAFDVGLCCVLVTTGLAPPPDFLAEAERAATPVLTTTALSSKAIVEVTANLQEHLALTHTIHGVLVELLGLGVLLVGESGIGKSECALDLILRGHRLVSDDLVVLKRVSGESLVGSGLPDAPFHMELRGLGIINVRDLFGISVLSPARPVDLVIKLEEWPERDTRDRLGLEEEKYRVLGVDLPLITIPVAPGRTLATLVEVAVRIQKLKMQGYNPALESIRLLERRIQVPWGQGEQPRAGDGDNE, encoded by the coding sequence ATGCAGAATCATTCCATCCCCCCGGTGACGGTCCGGCAGTTCTACGAGTCCATGGACCCGGCCCTGAACCTGGCGCTAGCCTCCAGCGGGGCGGGTCTGGACAACTCCATCTCGTCTCCCAGAATTCAGAAGTTGGGCCTGGCCCTTTCGGGATACACGCGCTATCTGCACCGGGGTCGGGTGCAGTTCGTCGGCCGCACCGAGATCTACTACATGGAGGAGTTGTCTCCGGAACGTCGCCGCAAGGTTTTCGCCGATGCCTTCGACGTTGGACTCTGTTGCGTTCTGGTAACGACCGGCTTGGCGCCGCCGCCCGATTTTCTGGCCGAGGCGGAAAGGGCCGCGACTCCGGTCCTCACGACGACGGCGCTCAGCTCCAAGGCCATCGTCGAGGTCACGGCCAATCTGCAGGAACACCTGGCCCTGACCCACACCATCCATGGAGTCCTGGTGGAGCTCTTGGGGCTTGGGGTCCTGCTGGTTGGGGAATCGGGGATTGGCAAGAGCGAGTGCGCACTGGACCTGATCCTGAGGGGCCACCGCCTGGTGAGCGACGATCTGGTGGTATTGAAGAGGGTCTCGGGCGAGAGCCTGGTGGGGTCGGGTCTTCCGGATGCCCCCTTTCACATGGAATTGCGGGGGTTGGGCATCATCAACGTCAGGGATCTGTTCGGGATCTCGGTGTTGAGCCCCGCCCGGCCCGTCGATCTGGTGATCAAGCTGGAAGAATGGCCGGAGCGGGATACCCGGGACCGGTTGGGACTGGAGGAAGAGAAGTATCGCGTCCTGGGAGTCGATCTTCCGCTGATCACGATTCCGGTGGCGCCTGGACGAACCCTGGCGACCCTGGTGGAGGTGGCCGTCAGAATCCAGAAACTGAAGATGCAGGGCTATAATCCCGCGCTGGAGTCGATTCGCCTCCTGGAACGGCGGATTCAAGTACCGTGGGGTCAAGGAGAACAACCCCGGGCAGGGGATGGAGACAATGAATGA
- the lnt gene encoding apolipoprotein N-acyltransferase, with protein sequence MTGWALHPLVSGIGICLAFPGFSLFPLAWVTLAPYLHFLLETGSRRRILAGHLIFSSLYFGGVLYWIPRVLVEYGNLDWFTSALIFALMILLLDLFLLPFSLLTHAVARRSAAAALWSVPGLWILTELLRNYYTVNGFPWALVGHTQFAYRWIAQVADLSGVYLISFLVLLGNAALVAVLRNRSWRIPAVFALCFAGANLYGIYRCHVWTPPPGMELRVALVQPDVGLFADGRHYAEKYFDDLPRHYARAVEAGVDWVIFPEAQNPYLFTADSEFRTFWQRQVQAAGVPLVMNVTSIERPPSNRYFNSAYLLEGGETVSYRYDKIHLVPFGEYVPMAEWLAFASPLVREVGGFQPGQEHVLGQVSGVRFATLICFEGIFPELARDFVRNGAEILVNITNDTWYGRTAAPMQHFQFGAFRAIEQRRPLLRCANSGYSSHIDATGAVRSRTGLFEERLLIDTVQSSSYRSVYSRVGEWINMCLAGLALLVCLVFPRGRR encoded by the coding sequence ATGACAGGCTGGGCGCTGCATCCGCTGGTCTCCGGGATCGGGATCTGCCTGGCCTTTCCCGGATTTTCTCTCTTTCCCCTGGCCTGGGTGACGCTGGCCCCCTACCTTCATTTCCTCCTGGAGACCGGTTCCCGCCGCCGGATTCTGGCGGGACATCTGATCTTCTCGTCCCTCTACTTCGGCGGAGTGCTCTACTGGATTCCGCGTGTCCTGGTCGAGTACGGCAATCTGGACTGGTTCACGTCCGCTCTCATCTTCGCACTCATGATCCTGCTGCTGGACCTGTTCCTGCTTCCTTTTTCCCTCCTGACGCACGCGGTGGCCCGGAGGTCCGCCGCCGCCGCTCTCTGGTCGGTTCCGGGCCTGTGGATCCTGACCGAACTCCTGCGCAACTACTACACGGTCAACGGATTTCCCTGGGCGTTGGTGGGACATACTCAGTTCGCGTACCGCTGGATCGCGCAGGTGGCGGACCTGAGCGGCGTCTACCTGATCTCCTTTCTGGTGCTGTTGGGCAATGCCGCCCTGGTCGCGGTCCTTCGAAACCGGAGTTGGAGAATCCCGGCCGTGTTTGCACTCTGCTTTGCCGGAGCCAATCTCTACGGGATATACCGCTGCCACGTTTGGACCCCGCCTCCGGGAATGGAATTGCGCGTCGCGCTGGTGCAGCCCGATGTGGGGCTCTTTGCTGATGGCCGGCACTATGCAGAAAAGTACTTCGACGACCTTCCCCGGCACTACGCGAGGGCGGTCGAAGCGGGAGTCGACTGGGTGATCTTCCCGGAGGCTCAGAACCCCTACCTGTTTACGGCAGACTCGGAATTCCGGACGTTCTGGCAGCGTCAGGTCCAGGCGGCGGGGGTTCCCCTGGTGATGAACGTCACCTCCATCGAACGGCCTCCCTCGAACCGCTATTTCAACAGCGCCTACCTCCTGGAGGGCGGGGAAACGGTCTCCTACCGCTACGACAAGATCCACCTGGTTCCATTTGGGGAGTACGTTCCGATGGCGGAGTGGCTGGCATTCGCCTCACCTCTGGTTCGGGAGGTGGGCGGATTCCAACCAGGACAGGAACATGTCCTGGGTCAGGTCTCCGGGGTCCGGTTCGCGACGCTGATCTGCTTCGAGGGCATTTTCCCCGAGTTGGCCCGGGACTTCGTCCGAAACGGGGCCGAGATCCTGGTCAACATCACCAACGACACCTGGTACGGAAGGACGGCGGCTCCGATGCAACACTTCCAGTTCGGCGCATTTCGCGCCATCGAGCAGCGCCGTCCCCTGCTGCGTTGCGCCAACAGCGGCTATTCTTCCCACATCGACGCCACGGGCGCCGTTCGCAGCCGGACCGGCCTCTTCGAGGAGAGACTTCTGATCGACACGGTGCAGTCCAGTTCCTACCGGTCCGTTTACTCCCGGGTGGGCGAATGGATTAATATGTGTCTGGCCGGTTTGGCGCTTCTCGTCTGTCTGGTTTTTCCGCGCGGACGGCGATAA
- a CDS encoding SPOR domain-containing protein — protein sequence MAAIPKIDWREIVYLYGLTLLTVTGFFLLGLYVGRSFPVEAEPAHFTAPSGSGSSSSQTKPQLEFYGRLNDPASRGAGAPGAETSPEPLEGAAGPGAQANAQGPSSGAHRFTVQIAAMEREAEARKELVKVRSRGYLAEIRRLGPNDQFFRVWVGDFPTRQQADHLANRLYEDGFPTFVRSMAESP from the coding sequence GTGGCGGCGATTCCGAAGATTGATTGGAGAGAGATCGTTTACCTTTATGGGCTCACTCTCCTGACGGTCACCGGGTTTTTCCTCCTCGGCCTCTACGTGGGCCGCAGTTTCCCGGTGGAAGCGGAGCCGGCACATTTTACGGCCCCGTCCGGAAGCGGCTCCTCCAGTTCCCAAACGAAGCCACAGTTGGAGTTCTACGGGCGTCTGAACGACCCGGCCAGCCGGGGTGCGGGCGCACCCGGCGCCGAAACCTCTCCTGAACCGTTGGAGGGCGCGGCAGGTCCCGGCGCCCAGGCCAACGCGCAGGGCCCATCGTCCGGCGCTCACCGTTTCACCGTTCAGATCGCCGCCATGGAGCGTGAAGCGGAGGCGCGGAAAGAGTTGGTGAAGGTTCGGTCCCGGGGATACCTGGCCGAGATACGCCGCCTGGGGCCAAACGATCAATTCTTTCGAGTCTGGGTTGGAGACTTCCCGACCAGGCAGCAAGCGGATCACTTGGCCAATCGGTTGTACGAGGACGGGTTCCCGACGTTCGTCCGGAGCATGGCCGAGTCTCCATGA
- the rpoN gene encoding RNA polymerase factor sigma-54, translated as MSRRAQLKPSLVLGLSQRLAITPSLLQKIELLSVNQLELSEILQQELEENPLLDDVSDHFEAGPEVSEPARESEQDADPPEEGSHLEDLDFDYFFGDYLGSSYERQEFEPVEQKATFEQFLSSADTLWDYLNWQLNLNGMDPDLREIAHFIVGNLDEDGYLTLTPKEICRQLQVPSGRVDDALAAVQSLDPVGVACRDLRECLLLQARAAGLEDSLAGALIRDCLPLIEGRKYSRILNRLACDPKDLSRALELIRGFSPRPGQKFASAQPVYVRPDVHIRKVEGEYQVSLNDDGLPKLKINRAYRKLLRKHGVSKETKSFIRERFRSAIELLRGVDQRQETIFRVCRVIVRHQYDFMESGIRKLKPLLIKDVADELGVHPSTISRVVANKYAHTPQGLMELRRFFSVGVGHANGENVSTMQVKDRLKTLIRREDPKKPLSDQKLTNLLNRDGIRITRRTVAKYRDQMRIPGSLARKKANLL; from the coding sequence ATGAGTCGACGCGCTCAATTGAAACCCTCCCTGGTACTCGGCCTGTCGCAACGGCTGGCCATCACCCCCTCGCTCCTCCAGAAGATTGAACTCCTCTCCGTAAACCAGTTGGAACTCTCGGAGATTCTCCAACAGGAGCTGGAGGAGAACCCCTTGTTGGACGACGTTTCGGATCATTTCGAAGCCGGCCCGGAGGTTTCGGAACCGGCCCGGGAATCGGAGCAGGACGCGGACCCGCCGGAGGAGGGAAGCCACCTGGAAGACCTGGACTTCGATTATTTCTTCGGAGACTACCTGGGATCGAGTTACGAGCGCCAGGAATTCGAACCGGTGGAACAGAAGGCTACATTCGAGCAGTTCCTCTCATCCGCCGATACTTTGTGGGATTACCTGAATTGGCAGTTGAATCTGAACGGTATGGATCCGGACCTGCGGGAGATTGCCCATTTCATCGTGGGAAATCTGGACGAGGACGGTTACCTGACCCTCACCCCGAAGGAGATCTGCCGGCAGTTGCAGGTTCCTTCAGGTCGAGTCGACGATGCTCTGGCGGCGGTGCAGTCCCTCGATCCGGTGGGCGTCGCCTGCCGCGACCTGCGCGAATGCCTCTTGCTGCAGGCGAGAGCTGCGGGTCTGGAGGACTCTCTGGCCGGCGCACTGATTCGGGACTGCCTGCCGCTGATCGAAGGCAGGAAATATTCCAGGATTCTGAATCGCCTGGCATGCGATCCCAAGGATCTCTCCCGCGCTCTCGAACTGATTCGAGGCTTTTCGCCGCGCCCGGGGCAGAAATTTGCCTCCGCCCAACCGGTTTACGTCCGGCCGGACGTGCACATTCGAAAGGTCGAAGGCGAATACCAGGTCAGCCTCAATGACGATGGGTTGCCCAAGCTGAAAATCAACCGTGCCTACCGGAAGCTGCTTCGCAAGCACGGCGTCTCCAAGGAAACCAAGAGCTTCATCCGCGAGCGATTCCGGTCGGCCATCGAGTTGCTGCGAGGGGTGGATCAACGGCAGGAGACCATCTTTAGAGTCTGTCGCGTCATCGTCCGGCACCAGTACGACTTCATGGAATCGGGCATCCGGAAGTTGAAGCCGTTGTTGATCAAGGATGTGGCCGATGAACTGGGTGTTCATCCGTCCACCATCAGCCGCGTCGTCGCCAACAAGTATGCCCACACCCCGCAGGGCCTGATGGAGTTGCGCCGATTTTTCTCCGTGGGCGTGGGGCACGCCAATGGAGAGAACGTCTCCACCATGCAGGTGAAGGACCGGCTCAAGACCCTGATCCGGCGCGAGGATCCCAAAAAGCCCCTGTCCGACCAGAAACTCACCAACCTGTTGAACCGGGACGGGATCCGCATCACCCGTCGCACCGTCGCCAAGTATCGGGATCAGATGAGAATTCCCGGGTCGCTCGCCAGGAAGAAGGCGAACTTGTTGTAG